One genomic window of Phoenix dactylifera cultivar Barhee BC4 chromosome 6, palm_55x_up_171113_PBpolish2nd_filt_p, whole genome shotgun sequence includes the following:
- the LOC103705072 gene encoding pentatricopeptide repeat-containing protein At5g65570: MRVLPFTNTISPSILSTLIKTLHTSAANPPPIPSYKAFDSYASLLRRCAAEKSIVDARRVHLHMKKAGFPYLSLGNKLVDAYLKCGAIDNAREVFDEMPKPHIVLWNAMISSYTCCRRSKEAIFLFRRMLSEGFVADEFTFSSILRAFSDLLLIAEGRGAHGRLVVLGLEAMNAFVGSALVAMYAKFGRLRDARAAYDRISDKDVVLATALIVGCTQNGEDGEAICLFGDMVNSGIKPNEFTFASVLIACGNLRELRKGMVIHGVMVKSGFESGNSSQTSLITMYSKCGHICDSLKVFRQTVNPNVVTWTAIIGCLACNQREELALSMFRSMVRDSVCLNAFTLSTVLQGCSALALFEQGKLIHACAIKIGLDTDSFVGSMLVDTYGKCGRVGMAKLVFDSLPGCDLVLMNSMINAYAQNGHGLEAVGLFDLMQDLGLEPDDATLTCVLSACSNAGLVDEGRRIFSFITNKYSFGPSNDHYACMVDLLGYAGRLKEAEELITRIKKPDKVLWRTLLGACKIHGEVEMAKRAARKVLEIDPSDAGTYILLSNIFASLGQWNEVISMKSAMRHMKLKKDPAMSWIEVDREVHTFMAGDKSHPQAEEIYKELEGLIERTKGLGYVPNTRFVLQELDELEKERSLYYHSEKLAVAFGVLSVKGKGNPSITIFKNLRVCGDCHAWIKLVAQDLGKEIIARDAKRFHHFRDGLCSCQDYW; this comes from the coding sequence ATGAGAGTGCTTCCTTTCACGAACACCATCTCTCCCTCAATCCTCTCCACTCTCATCAAAACCCTACACACCTCGGCGGCAAACCCACCACCCATTCCTTCTTACAAAGCCTTCGACTCCTACGCCTCTCTCCTCCGCCGATGCGCCGCAGAGAAATCCATCGTAGATGCCAGACGTGTTCACCTCCACATGAAGAAGGCCGGCTTCCCCTATCTCAGTCTCGGCAACAAGCTCGTCGACGCTTACTTGAAGTGCGGCGCCATTGACAACGCCCGGGAGGTCTTCGATGAAATGCCAAAGCCGCACATTGTGTTGTGGAACGCCATGATATCATCCTACACTTGCTGCCGGCGGAGCAAAGAAGCTATCTTTTTGTTCCGGAGGATGCTTTCGGAGGGCTTCGTGGCCGATGAGTTCACCTTTTCAAGCATCCTTAGAGCATTCTCCGATTTACTTCTCATTGCAGAAGGCCGGGGAGCTCATGGGCGGCTTGTGGTCTTGGGTTTGGAGGCTATGAACGCTTTTGTTGGCAGCGCATTGGTCGCTATGTATGCAAAGTTTGGGAGATTGAGGGATGCCCGAGCTGCCTATGATCGAATTAGTGATAAAGATGTGGTCTTGGCAACGGCCTTGATTGTTGGCTGCACTCAAAATGGTGAGGATGGTGAGGCAATTTGCCTTTTCGGAGATATGGTTAATAGTGGAATTAAACCGAATGAATTCACATTTGCTAGTGTTTTGATAGCATGTGGGAATCTCAGGGAGTTGAGGAAGGGAATGGTGATCCATGGTGTCATGGTTAAATCTGGGTTTGAGTCAGGAAATTCATCGCAGACTTCACTTATAACTATGTATTCCAAGTGTGGCCATATATGTGACTCTCTGAAGGTATTCAGGCAGACTGTGAATCCGAATGTTGTGACTTGGACAGCTATAATTGGATGTTTGGCATGTAATCAGAGGGAAGAACTTGCTCTTTCGATGTTTCGCAGCATGGTTCGTGATTCTGTCTGCCTTAATGCATTTACCTTGTCAACAGTTCTCCAAGGGTGCTCAGCCCTTGCATTGTTTGAACAGGGAAAGCTGATCCATGCCTGTGCTATAAAGATTGGCTTGGATACAGATAGTTTCGTTGGTTCCATGCTAGTTGATACATATGGAAAGTGTGGACGTGTTGGAATGGCTAAATTGGTTTTTGACAGTCTGCCAGGGTGTGATTTGGTTTTGATGAACTCTATGATCAATGCTTATGCACAAAATGGCCATGGGCTGGAAGCAGTTGGATTGTTTGATCTGATGCAGGACTTGGGATTGGAACCAGATGATGCAACATTAACCTGTGTCCTTTCTGCTTGCAGTAATGCAGGACTAGTCGATGAAGGCCGTCGAATTTTTTCGTTCATCACAAATAAGTATAGCTTTGGGCCATCTAATGATCATTACGCCTGCATGGTCGACCTGCTTGGATATGCTGGAAGACTGAAAGAGGCTGAAGAACTAATAACTCGTATTAAAAAACCTGATAAAGTTTTGTGGAGGACATTACTAGGTGCATGCAAAATACATGGTGAGGTAGAGATGGCTAAGAGGGCAGCAAGAAAAGTACTAGAGATTGATCCAAGTGATGCTGGAACTTATATTCTATTATCAAACATCTTTGCATCTTTAGGTCAATGGAACGAGGTTATTAGCATGAAGTCTGCAATGAGGCACATGAAATTGAAGAAAGACCCAGCTATGAGCTGGATCGAGGTCGATAGAGAGGTCCACACATTCATGGCTGGAGATAAGTCCCATCCACAGGCGGAAGAGATCTACAAGGAGTTGGAAGGGTTGATAGAGAGGACCAAGGGGTTGGGCTATGTTCCAAATACAAGGTTTGTGCTACAAGAATTGGATGAActggagaaggagagatctcTATATTACCACAGTGAGAAGTTGGCTGTTGCCTTTGGCGTCTTGAGTGTCAAGGGCAAAGGGAACCCATCTATCACAATTTTCAAGAACCTTAGGGTCTGTGGTGATTGTCATGCTTGGATAAAATTGGTAGCTCAAGATCTGGGGAAAGAGATCATCGCTAGAGATGCTAAGAGATTCCATCATTTTAGAGATGGATTATGTTCTTGTCAAGATTACTGGTga
- the LOC103702035 gene encoding oryzain gamma chain-like isoform X1: MATNRRLLLSLLAVAFLLSSAISLARAGSGSDFEDANPIRYVTDRFGSLESALLRVLGRSRHALHFARFARRYGKRYTSTEEMRRRFGIFVENLELIRSTNRKDLPYTLGINRFADWSWEDFRTSRLGAAQNCSATLEGNHKLTDAVLPKTKDWREEGIVSPVKDQGHCGSCWTFSTTGALEAAYTQATGKSISLSEQQLVDCASAFNNFGCHGGLPSQAFEYIKYNGGLDTEESYPYTAANGICNFKPENVGIKVADSVNITLGAEDELKHAVGVVRPVSVAFQVVKDFRFYKGGVFSSDTCGSTQMDVNHAVLAVGYGVENGIPYWLIKNSWGEDWGLDGYFKMELGKNMCGVATCASYPIIAE, encoded by the exons ATGGCGACCAATCGCCgactcctcctctccctcctcgccgtcgccttcctcctctcctcggCCATCTCGCTCGCACGTGCCGGCTCCGGATCCGACTTCGAGGATGCGAACCCGATCCGATACGTCACCGATCGGTTCGGATCTCTCGAGTCCGCCCTCCTCCGCGTCCTCGGCCGCTCCCGCCACGCCCTCCACTTTGCCCGCTTCGCTCGCCG GTATGGGAAGAGGTACACATCAACGGAGGAGATGAGGCGGCGATTTGGGATTTTCGTGGAGAATTTGGAGCTCATCCGGTCCACCAATCGGAAGGACCTACCATATACCCTGGGGATCAACC GATTCGCGGATTGGAGCTGGGAGGACTTCCGGACGAGCCGCCTGGGAGCGGCGCAGAACTGCTCTGCTACGCTGGAGGGGAACCACAAGCTGACCGACGCGGTGCTTCCCAAAACG AAAGACTGGAGGGAGGAGGGAATAGTCAGCCCGGTTAAAGATCAGGGTCACTGTGGATCCTGCTGGACTTTCAG CACTACTGGGGCACTTGAGGCAGCATACACACAGGCAACAGGAAAGAGTATCTCTCTGTCAGAACAGCAGCTGGTTGACTGCGCCAGTGCATTTAATAACTTTGGatgccacggagggttgccttCTCAAGCTTTCGAATACATAAAGTACAATGGGGGTCTTGATACTGAAGAGTCGTACCCATACACCGCAGCCAATGGCATCTGCAACTTTAAGCCAGAGAATGTTGGTATCAAGGTCGCTGATTCCGTCAACATCACCCTG GGGGCAGAGGATGAACTAAAACATGCTGTTGGAGTGGTCCGTCCAGTTAGTGTTGCATTTCAAGTGGTTAAGGATTTCAGATTCTACAAGGGAGGAGTTTTCTCCAGCGATACCTGCGGTAGCACTCAAATG GATGTAAATCATGCTGTTCTGGCTGTTGGTTATGGGGTGGAGAATGGCATTCCATATTGGCTGATCAAGAACTCATGGGGAGAAGATTGGGGACTTGATGGCTACTTCAAGATGGAGTTGGGAAAGAACATGTGTG GTGTTGCGACTTGCGCTTCCTACCCTATTATTGCTGAGTAA
- the LOC103705080 gene encoding probable GTP diphosphokinase RSH2, chloroplastic isoform X1: MSVPAIVFYASAPSGVCSSPHYSFQIGSSHGSPDYELNSRLPASSTTVTTASLGSGQKPVLGGLSCLFSSPSTRYAPSAATSSFAGGDDLGLLGRDRSDELGSSFSYSPYSSSVRGRDLSPVSVFQGPGSCSGSIGMAVGCSSRSPPCLRSSREWNGGDLRAGRERLFNGFVRNASSCLDYDSTSFPMPGGGGGIDVEEFPLNAEEGLGELGPNCEPYARELLSGAQLRHKIFKEDFVVKAFYEAEKAHRGQMRLSGDPYLQHCVETAVLLAKIGANATVVAAGLLHDTFDDSFISYDYISRGFGAGVADLVEGVSKLSHLSKLARENNTASRTIEADRLHTMFLAMADARAVLIKLADRLHNMMTLEALPMVKQQRFAKETLEIFAPLANRLGISSWKEKLENLCFKHLYPDQYKELSSKLLRSFDEAMIASAIEKLDRALKDGGVSYHVLSGRHKSLYSIYTKMLKKKLSMDEIHDIHGLRLIVKNEEDCYTALDIVHQLWPEVPGKFKDYMTHPKFNGYQSLHSVVLSEDMLPLEVQIRTRDMHLQAEYGFAAHWRYKEGDSQHSSFVLQMVEWARWVVSWQCETMNLDRPSSVGDADSIRPPCPFPHHSDDCPCSYTKQCDHKGPIFVIMLENDKMSVHEFPTNSTVKDLMVRVGRASQRWPTYGFAVKEDLRPRLNHEPVSDPTQKLRMGDVVELSPAIPDKSLTECREEIQRMYDRDFTVTSQGNWRS, encoded by the exons ATGTCGGTGCCGGCGATCGTGTTCTACGCCAGCGCGCCGAGCGGCGTCTGCTCGAGCCCCCACTATTCTTTCCAAATTGGCTCGTCTCATGGGTCGCCGGACTACGAGCTGAATTCTAGGCTGCCGGCCTCTTCGACGACGGTGACCACCGCCTCCTTGGGCTCCGGCCAGAAGCCGGTGCTCGGCGGGCTCTCGTGCCTCTTCTCCTCGCCTTCCACTCGGTATGCACCCTCGGCCGCCACCTCGAGCTTTGCCGGCGGGGATGATCTTGGCTTGCTGGGGCGTGATCGATCGGATGAGCTTGGGAGCTCGTTTTCTTACTCCCCGTACTCGTCTTCGGTGAGGGGTCGAGACCTCAGCCCGGTGTCTGTGTTCCAGGGCCCGGGTTCCTGCAGTGGAAGCATTGGAATGGCGGTGGGCTGTTCTTCGAGGAGTCCGCCGTGTTTGCGATCATCCAGGGAGTGGAACGGGGGTGATCTGAGGGCGGGAAGAGAGAGGCTTTTTAATGGATTTGTTAGGAATGCAAGCTCTTGTTTGGATTATGATTCCACAAGCTTTCCGATGCCGGGTGGTGGAGGTGGGATCGATGTGGAAGAATTTCCATTGAATGCGGAGGAAGGATTGGGTGAGCTTGGCCCGAACTGTGAGCCTTATGCCAGGGAGTTGCTCTCTGGAGCTCAGTTGAGACATAAGATTTTTAAGGAGGACTTTGTTGTAAAGGCGTTCTATGAAGCTGAGAAAGCTCATCGAGGACAG ATGAGGTTGAGTGGCGATCCATACTTGCAGCATTGCGTGGAGACGGCGGTGTTGCTTGCAAAGATTGGTGCTAACGCTACGGTTGTTGCTGCAGGACTTttgcatgatacatttgatgattcttttatttcttatgaTTATATTTCTCGGGGGTTTGGAGCTGGTGTAGCTGATCTGGTTGAAGGG GTCTCAAAGCTGAGCCACTTGAGCAAACTTGCCCGGGAGAATAATACTGCAAGTCGAACCATTGAGGCTGACCGACTACATACAATGTTTCTTGCGATGGCAGATGCCAGAGCAGTTCTCATTAAACTGGCAGATAGACTGCACAATATGATGACATTGGAAGCTTTGCCTATGGTCAAACAACAAAGATTTGCAAAGGAAACTTTGGAAATATTTGCTCCCTTAGCTAACCGACTGGGGATCTCGAGCTGGAAGGAGAAGCTTGAGAATCTGTGCTTCAAGCATCTTTATCCAGACCAGTACAAAGAACTATCTTCCAAACTCCTTAGATCCTTTGATGAAGCGATGATCGCATCTGCCATAGAGAAATTAGACCGAGCCCTCAAGGATGGTGGTGTTTCTTATCATGTTCTATCCGGGAGACACAAGAGTTTGTACAGTATCTACACCAAGATGCTAAA GAAAAAGCTAAGCATGGATGAGATCCACGACATACATGGGCTACGTTTGATAGTCAAGAATGAGGAAGATTGTTACACGGCATTGGATATTGTTCATCAATTATGGCCTGAAGTTCCTGGGAAGTTCAAAGATTACATGACCCATCCCAAATTTAATGG GTACCAATCTCTGCACAGTGTTGTTCTGAGCGAAGACATGCTGCCATTGGAAGTACAAATTCGGACTAGAGATATGCATCTACAGGCAGAATATGGATTTGCAGCCCATTGGAGATACAAGGAAGGCGATAGCCAGCACTCTTCTTTTGTGCTTCAAATGGTGGAATGGGCCAGGTGGGTGGTCAGTTGGCAGTGTGAGACTATGAACCTTGATCGACCCTCATCTGTTGGTGATGCTGATTCGATCAGGCCACCGTGCCCATTTCCTCATCATTCCGATGACTGCCCCTGCTCATACACCAAGCAATGTGACCACAAAGGCCCCATTTTTGTCATCATGCTGGAAAATGATAAG ATGTCTGTTCATGAGTTTCCGACAAACTCGACGGTGAAGGATCTGATGGTGAGAGTTGGGAGAGCGAGTCAAAGATGGCCTACTTATGGCTTTGCAGTCAAGGAGGATCTGAGACCAAGGTTGAACCATGAGCCTGTGAGCGACCCTACTCAGAAGCTGAGGATGGGTGATGTGGTTGAGCTAAGCCCGGCAATACCGGATAAGTCCTTGACCGAGTGCAGGGAAGAAATCCAGAGAATGTATGACCGGGATTTCACAGTAACAAGCCAGGGCAATTGGAGAAGCTGA
- the LOC103702003 gene encoding transcription initiation factor TFIID subunit 9: MEGEGGDGGRREEVEAEPRDARVVKELLRSMGVGEGEYEPRVVHQFLELGYRYVVDVLSDAQVYAEHAGKTAIDPDDVRLAIQSKVNFSFSQPPPREVLLELARSRNKIPLPKLIAPPGGIPLPPEQDTLISPNYQLLIPRKQPSQVEENEEDEDGSNPKPNPNMSQEQKASTDQQSQQQTPQRVSFPLNSAAAAAAAAAKRPR, translated from the exons ATGGAGGGAGAAGGCGGCGACGGCGGCCGGAGAGAGGAGGTGGAGGCGGAGCCGCGGGACGCGCGGGTGGTGAAGGAGCTCCTCCGGTCGATGGGGGTGGGGGAAGGGGAGTACGAGCCCCGGGTGGTCCACCAGTTCCTGGAGCTCGGCTACCGCTACGTCGTCGACGTCCTCTCCGACGCCCAGGTCTACGCCGAACACGCTGGCAAGACCGCCATCGACCCCGACGACGTCCGCCTCGCCATCCAGTCCAAGGTCAATTTCTCCTTCTCCCAGCCCCCGCCCCGCGAG GTCCTACTTGAGTTAGCGAGGAGCAGAAACAAGATCCCACTGCCCAAGTTGATCGCACCGCCTGGGGGAATTCCCCTGCCGCCAGAGCAGGACACCCTGATCAGCCCCAATTACCAGTTGCTGATACCGAGAAAGCAGCCATCCCAGGTTGAggagaatgaggaagatgagGATGGTTCCAATCCGAAACCAAACCCCAATATGTCGCAAGAGCAGAAGGCTAGCACTGATCAGCAATCTCAGCAACAGACACCACAGAGAGTGTCTTTCCCTCTTAATTCAGCTGCagctgcagcagcagcagcagcaaagaGGCCACGGTGA
- the LOC103702035 gene encoding oryzain gamma chain-like isoform X2, which produces MRTRSDTSPIGSDLSSPPSSASSAAPATPSTLPASLAVRYGKRYTSTEEMRRRFGIFVENLELIRSTNRKDLPYTLGINRFADWSWEDFRTSRLGAAQNCSATLEGNHKLTDAVLPKTKDWREEGIVSPVKDQGHCGSCWTFSTTGALEAAYTQATGKSISLSEQQLVDCASAFNNFGCHGGLPSQAFEYIKYNGGLDTEESYPYTAANGICNFKPENVGIKVADSVNITLGAEDELKHAVGVVRPVSVAFQVVKDFRFYKGGVFSSDTCGSTQMDVNHAVLAVGYGVENGIPYWLIKNSWGEDWGLDGYFKMELGKNMCGVATCASYPIIAE; this is translated from the exons ATGCGAACCCGATCCGATACGTCACCGATCGGTTCGGATCTCTCGAGTCCGCCCTCCTCCGCGTCCTCGGCCGCTCCCGCCACGCCCTCCACTTTGCCCGCTTCGCTCGCCG TTAGGTATGGGAAGAGGTACACATCAACGGAGGAGATGAGGCGGCGATTTGGGATTTTCGTGGAGAATTTGGAGCTCATCCGGTCCACCAATCGGAAGGACCTACCATATACCCTGGGGATCAACC GATTCGCGGATTGGAGCTGGGAGGACTTCCGGACGAGCCGCCTGGGAGCGGCGCAGAACTGCTCTGCTACGCTGGAGGGGAACCACAAGCTGACCGACGCGGTGCTTCCCAAAACG AAAGACTGGAGGGAGGAGGGAATAGTCAGCCCGGTTAAAGATCAGGGTCACTGTGGATCCTGCTGGACTTTCAG CACTACTGGGGCACTTGAGGCAGCATACACACAGGCAACAGGAAAGAGTATCTCTCTGTCAGAACAGCAGCTGGTTGACTGCGCCAGTGCATTTAATAACTTTGGatgccacggagggttgccttCTCAAGCTTTCGAATACATAAAGTACAATGGGGGTCTTGATACTGAAGAGTCGTACCCATACACCGCAGCCAATGGCATCTGCAACTTTAAGCCAGAGAATGTTGGTATCAAGGTCGCTGATTCCGTCAACATCACCCTG GGGGCAGAGGATGAACTAAAACATGCTGTTGGAGTGGTCCGTCCAGTTAGTGTTGCATTTCAAGTGGTTAAGGATTTCAGATTCTACAAGGGAGGAGTTTTCTCCAGCGATACCTGCGGTAGCACTCAAATG GATGTAAATCATGCTGTTCTGGCTGTTGGTTATGGGGTGGAGAATGGCATTCCATATTGGCTGATCAAGAACTCATGGGGAGAAGATTGGGGACTTGATGGCTACTTCAAGATGGAGTTGGGAAAGAACATGTGTG GTGTTGCGACTTGCGCTTCCTACCCTATTATTGCTGAGTAA
- the LOC103705080 gene encoding probable GTP diphosphokinase RSH2, chloroplastic isoform X2 encodes MSVPAIVFYASAPSGVCSSPHYSFQIGSSHGSPDYELNSRLPASSTTVTTASLGSGQKPVLGGLSCLFSSPSTRYAPSAATSSFAGGDDLGLLGRDRSDELGSSFSYSPYSSSVRGRDLSPVSVFQGPGSCSGSIGMAVGCSSRSPPCLRSSREWNGGDLRAGRERLFNGFVRNASSCLDYDSTSFPMPGGGGGIDVEEFPLNAEEGLGELGPNCEPYARELLSGAQLRHKIFKEDFVVKAFYEAEKAHRGQVSKLSHLSKLARENNTASRTIEADRLHTMFLAMADARAVLIKLADRLHNMMTLEALPMVKQQRFAKETLEIFAPLANRLGISSWKEKLENLCFKHLYPDQYKELSSKLLRSFDEAMIASAIEKLDRALKDGGVSYHVLSGRHKSLYSIYTKMLKKKLSMDEIHDIHGLRLIVKNEEDCYTALDIVHQLWPEVPGKFKDYMTHPKFNGYQSLHSVVLSEDMLPLEVQIRTRDMHLQAEYGFAAHWRYKEGDSQHSSFVLQMVEWARWVVSWQCETMNLDRPSSVGDADSIRPPCPFPHHSDDCPCSYTKQCDHKGPIFVIMLENDKMSVHEFPTNSTVKDLMVRVGRASQRWPTYGFAVKEDLRPRLNHEPVSDPTQKLRMGDVVELSPAIPDKSLTECREEIQRMYDRDFTVTSQGNWRS; translated from the exons ATGTCGGTGCCGGCGATCGTGTTCTACGCCAGCGCGCCGAGCGGCGTCTGCTCGAGCCCCCACTATTCTTTCCAAATTGGCTCGTCTCATGGGTCGCCGGACTACGAGCTGAATTCTAGGCTGCCGGCCTCTTCGACGACGGTGACCACCGCCTCCTTGGGCTCCGGCCAGAAGCCGGTGCTCGGCGGGCTCTCGTGCCTCTTCTCCTCGCCTTCCACTCGGTATGCACCCTCGGCCGCCACCTCGAGCTTTGCCGGCGGGGATGATCTTGGCTTGCTGGGGCGTGATCGATCGGATGAGCTTGGGAGCTCGTTTTCTTACTCCCCGTACTCGTCTTCGGTGAGGGGTCGAGACCTCAGCCCGGTGTCTGTGTTCCAGGGCCCGGGTTCCTGCAGTGGAAGCATTGGAATGGCGGTGGGCTGTTCTTCGAGGAGTCCGCCGTGTTTGCGATCATCCAGGGAGTGGAACGGGGGTGATCTGAGGGCGGGAAGAGAGAGGCTTTTTAATGGATTTGTTAGGAATGCAAGCTCTTGTTTGGATTATGATTCCACAAGCTTTCCGATGCCGGGTGGTGGAGGTGGGATCGATGTGGAAGAATTTCCATTGAATGCGGAGGAAGGATTGGGTGAGCTTGGCCCGAACTGTGAGCCTTATGCCAGGGAGTTGCTCTCTGGAGCTCAGTTGAGACATAAGATTTTTAAGGAGGACTTTGTTGTAAAGGCGTTCTATGAAGCTGAGAAAGCTCATCGAGGACAG GTCTCAAAGCTGAGCCACTTGAGCAAACTTGCCCGGGAGAATAATACTGCAAGTCGAACCATTGAGGCTGACCGACTACATACAATGTTTCTTGCGATGGCAGATGCCAGAGCAGTTCTCATTAAACTGGCAGATAGACTGCACAATATGATGACATTGGAAGCTTTGCCTATGGTCAAACAACAAAGATTTGCAAAGGAAACTTTGGAAATATTTGCTCCCTTAGCTAACCGACTGGGGATCTCGAGCTGGAAGGAGAAGCTTGAGAATCTGTGCTTCAAGCATCTTTATCCAGACCAGTACAAAGAACTATCTTCCAAACTCCTTAGATCCTTTGATGAAGCGATGATCGCATCTGCCATAGAGAAATTAGACCGAGCCCTCAAGGATGGTGGTGTTTCTTATCATGTTCTATCCGGGAGACACAAGAGTTTGTACAGTATCTACACCAAGATGCTAAA GAAAAAGCTAAGCATGGATGAGATCCACGACATACATGGGCTACGTTTGATAGTCAAGAATGAGGAAGATTGTTACACGGCATTGGATATTGTTCATCAATTATGGCCTGAAGTTCCTGGGAAGTTCAAAGATTACATGACCCATCCCAAATTTAATGG GTACCAATCTCTGCACAGTGTTGTTCTGAGCGAAGACATGCTGCCATTGGAAGTACAAATTCGGACTAGAGATATGCATCTACAGGCAGAATATGGATTTGCAGCCCATTGGAGATACAAGGAAGGCGATAGCCAGCACTCTTCTTTTGTGCTTCAAATGGTGGAATGGGCCAGGTGGGTGGTCAGTTGGCAGTGTGAGACTATGAACCTTGATCGACCCTCATCTGTTGGTGATGCTGATTCGATCAGGCCACCGTGCCCATTTCCTCATCATTCCGATGACTGCCCCTGCTCATACACCAAGCAATGTGACCACAAAGGCCCCATTTTTGTCATCATGCTGGAAAATGATAAG ATGTCTGTTCATGAGTTTCCGACAAACTCGACGGTGAAGGATCTGATGGTGAGAGTTGGGAGAGCGAGTCAAAGATGGCCTACTTATGGCTTTGCAGTCAAGGAGGATCTGAGACCAAGGTTGAACCATGAGCCTGTGAGCGACCCTACTCAGAAGCTGAGGATGGGTGATGTGGTTGAGCTAAGCCCGGCAATACCGGATAAGTCCTTGACCGAGTGCAGGGAAGAAATCCAGAGAATGTATGACCGGGATTTCACAGTAACAAGCCAGGGCAATTGGAGAAGCTGA